One window from the genome of Diceros bicornis minor isolate mBicDic1 chromosome 1, mDicBic1.mat.cur, whole genome shotgun sequence encodes:
- the BTF3 gene encoding transcription factor BTF3 isoform X2: MKETIMNQEKLAKLQAQVRIGGKGTARRKKKVVHRTATADDKKLQFSLKKLGVNNISGIEEVNMFTNQGTVIHFNNPKVQASLAANTFTITGHAETKQLTEMLPSILNQLGADSLTSLRRLAEALPKQSVDGKAPLATGEDDDDEVPDLVENFDEASKNEAN; this comes from the exons TACAGGCACAAGTGCGCATTGGTGGGAAA GGAACTGCTCGCAGAAAGAAGAAGGTGGTTCATAGAACAGCCACAGCAGATGATAAAAAACTTCAGTTCTCCTTAAAGAAGTTAGGGGTAAATAATATCTCTGGTATTGAAGAG gtGAATATGTTCACAAACCAAGGGACAGTGATCCACTTCAACAACCCTAAAGTGCAGGCATCTCTGGCAGCGAACACTTTCACCATCACAGGCCATGCCGAGACGAAGCAGCTGACAGAAATGCTACCCAGCATCCTAAACCAGCTCGGCGCAGACAGTCTCACCAGTTTAAGGAGACTGGCTGAAGCTCTGCCCAAGCAAT CTGTGGATGGAAAAGCACCGCTTGCTACAggagaggatgatgatgatgaagttcCAG atctTGTGGAGAATTTTGATGAGGCTTCCAAGAATGAGGCAAACTGA